The Flavobacterium piscisymbiosum genome includes a region encoding these proteins:
- a CDS encoding DUF6934 family protein → MNIPKYDLLTNTDSTLFRFESIGSNGEISKGIAYTVTKDETLYNLGFGDLIIDPIQNRYIIDDLAVSHNGDRNTVLATVAKSAYTFSEIYPERNIFIKGSTKARTRLYRRAISLNLEELSETFHIFGAMEDENGDVFDVPFDSNGDFYGFIIKRK, encoded by the coding sequence ATGAATATTCCAAAATATGATTTGCTTACAAATACAGATTCAACCCTTTTTAGATTTGAAAGCATTGGAAGTAATGGTGAAATATCTAAAGGCATTGCTTACACAGTAACAAAAGATGAAACATTATACAATTTAGGTTTTGGAGATTTAATTATTGACCCAATCCAAAACAGATATATCATTGATGATTTAGCTGTAAGTCATAACGGGGACAGAAATACAGTTTTAGCTACAGTCGCCAAATCTGCTTATACTTTTTCAGAAATATATCCTGAGAGAAATATTTTTATTAAAGGCAGTACTAAAGCAAGAACCAGATTATACAGAAGAGCTATCTCACTTAATCTGGAAGAGTTGTCAGAAACATTTCATATCTTTGGTGCAATGGAAGATGAAAATGGAGATGTTTTTGATGTTCCATTTGATTCAAATGGTGATTTTTACGGATTTATTATTAAACGAAAATAA
- a CDS encoding copper resistance protein NlpE N-terminal domain-containing protein → MKLILTVFLFIFNLTLSAQSNQFAGDYTRSLSAEGKHIIEYKLTLNQDGTFEFHYYTKLQGGSPPEVNKYGKGKWSVKDNMITFSANKKEDIDDKYTLDFNKSTARFVTKNPRDKSDKVVKTKLQFLESEIFWMKRIDIFKV, encoded by the coding sequence ATGAAACTAATCCTTACCGTTTTTCTTTTTATTTTCAACCTGACTTTATCGGCACAATCCAACCAATTCGCTGGCGATTATACACGTTCACTTAGCGCAGAAGGAAAACATATCATAGAATATAAACTGACTTTAAATCAGGACGGAACATTCGAATTTCATTACTATACTAAATTACAAGGCGGAAGTCCACCGGAAGTTAATAAATACGGAAAAGGAAAATGGAGTGTAAAAGACAATATGATTACTTTTTCTGCTAACAAAAAAGAAGATATTGACGACAAATACACTTTAGATTTTAATAAGTCAACGGCAAGATTCGTCACCAAAAATCCAAGAGATAAAAGTGACAAAGTAGTGAAGACAAAACTTCAATTTTTAGAATCTGAAATTTTTTGGATGAAAAGAATTGATATTTTTAAAGTGTAA
- a CDS encoding WGR domain-containing protein: MLKLYKLKDNQLWYWETWDKDEKTAVVHWGIVGEQGQNKEVKGGLFSSFRKNVQKEIDQKLKEGYREFDQDKVSFLEIEYIIDGFGTEQDLEKRHRLEAKMDEVLGWTGLGHTDGGSIGSGTMEVGCMVVDFDIAKKVIEENLKETEFGNYSRIFKIDQE; encoded by the coding sequence ATGCTTAAACTTTACAAACTAAAAGATAATCAGCTTTGGTACTGGGAAACCTGGGACAAAGACGAAAAAACAGCCGTTGTACATTGGGGAATAGTTGGAGAGCAAGGACAAAACAAAGAAGTTAAAGGCGGATTATTTTCGAGTTTTAGAAAGAATGTTCAAAAAGAAATTGACCAGAAACTAAAAGAAGGTTATAGAGAATTTGATCAGGATAAAGTTTCTTTTTTAGAAATTGAGTATATCATTGATGGTTTTGGAACTGAACAAGATCTTGAAAAACGACACAGACTCGAAGCAAAAATGGACGAAGTTTTAGGCTGGACAGGACTTGGCCATACTGATGGAGGAAGTATTGGCAGCGGAACTATGGAAGTGGGCTGTATGGTTGTTGACTTTGATATAGCAAAAAAAGTAATCGAAGAGAACCTTAAAGAAACTGAATTTGGGAACTATTCGAGAATTTTTAAAATAGATCAGGAATAA